A region from the Candidatus Bathyarchaeota archaeon genome encodes:
- a CDS encoding Lrp/AsnC family transcriptional regulator, with protein sequence MSLFDALDMKIIRVLQTNARKPIVQIAKEVNANEATVRRRIDKLLKNGVIERFTVVLDYHKLGRVIKAFIGLRVEPAKLKAIAEHLAKHPDTQVVYRTSGDTDIVTEVIFEKMEDLNAFLEEELKLEGILGTIVTIVIGPYKRCPWTGL encoded by the coding sequence TTGTCGCTTTTCGACGCATTAGATATGAAGATTATCAGGGTATTGCAGACCAACGCGCGAAAACCTATAGTGCAGATAGCGAAGGAAGTAAATGCCAATGAGGCTACTGTTAGGAGACGCATCGACAAGCTTTTGAAAAATGGCGTCATTGAGCGGTTCACCGTGGTGCTGGACTATCACAAGTTGGGCAGGGTTATCAAAGCGTTCATAGGATTACGAGTGGAGCCTGCCAAGCTAAAAGCCATTGCTGAGCATCTTGCGAAGCATCCAGATACACAAGTGGTGTACAGAACAAGTGGTGACACTGATATCGTCACTGAAGTTATCTTTGAGAAGATGGAAGATTTAAACGCCTTTCTCGAAGAAGAGCTAAAACTTGAAGGAATTTTAGGCACTATCGTCACAATTGTAATTGGACCCTATAAACGATGTCCATGGACAGGGCTTTAG
- a CDS encoding methylenetetrahydrofolate reductase C-terminal domain-containing protein: MTKNLKSLLIVGCDGCASVIQVGGERQAEILKSLLEMERKVKGEEAPNVKAISILRQCDRQITSTALKPLIEDYDAVICLGCGVGVQTLADLYKTKLIIPENDTKFLGMHDTNADKFYEMCRACGDCILFETGGICPITRCAKSLLNGPCGGQSKGKCEVGGWKNDCAWILIYNRLKERNRLDLFTKFRPPRDYRVSEHPRELGGETEEEEATA, encoded by the coding sequence ATGACAAAGAACCTTAAAAGCCTTCTGATTGTAGGTTGTGATGGATGCGCTTCTGTAATTCAAGTAGGCGGTGAGAGACAAGCAGAGATCTTAAAGTCTTTGTTAGAAATGGAGAGAAAAGTGAAAGGAGAAGAGGCGCCCAACGTGAAGGCTATATCTATCCTGCGTCAATGCGACCGACAAATTACCTCAACAGCACTTAAACCCTTAATAGAAGATTATGATGCAGTTATTTGCCTAGGCTGTGGAGTGGGAGTTCAAACTCTTGCAGACCTTTACAAGACCAAGCTGATTATCCCAGAAAACGACACAAAATTTCTCGGAATGCACGATACCAACGCAGATAAGTTCTACGAAATGTGTAGAGCATGCGGTGACTGCATTCTCTTCGAAACCGGCGGTATATGCCCCATAACCCGATGTGCAAAAAGCCTGCTAAACGGTCCTTGCGGAGGGCAATCAAAAGGCAAATGTGAAGTGGGCGGATGGAAAAATGACTGCGCATGGATTCTCATATATAACCGCCTAAAAGAGCGAAACCGTTTGGATCTATTCACTAAGTTTAGACCCCCTAGGGATTATCGAGTTTCAGAGCATCCACGCGAACTCGGTGGCGAAACAGAAGAAGAGGAGGCTACGGCGTGA
- a CDS encoding methylenetetrahydrofolate reductase, with translation MKREAYGELMKQINAGKFVFTGELEPVKTTNLEEIIEGAKILKNHVVAINITDNPTAFGYMNALVPSYLIQREAGAEAVFQMTTRDRNRLGLISDVLAAGALGIKNILALTGDYTTVGDTPQAKPVFDLDSATFVYMLRKMIDEGLDLNNNEIENPPKFNIGVAAAPNADPLEPELLKIERKVKLGIDFIQTQCVYSVEQAKNFLEAASYLNTPILIGIAPFKSVSMMKWMVQFVPGIKVPNEIQETIRKAKKAGGKQAVYEANIEIFGEMLREIRKTTNASGIHTMAIGFEWIVPKIIERAGI, from the coding sequence GTGAAAAGAGAAGCATACGGCGAGTTAATGAAGCAGATAAATGCTGGAAAATTTGTTTTCACGGGTGAGCTTGAGCCGGTTAAAACCACAAACTTGGAAGAAATTATTGAAGGAGCAAAAATCTTGAAGAACCACGTGGTGGCTATAAACATTACTGATAACCCTACTGCATTCGGATATATGAACGCGCTTGTGCCCTCATATTTGATTCAAAGAGAGGCTGGCGCAGAAGCTGTTTTTCAAATGACAACTCGAGACCGAAACCGCTTGGGTTTAATTTCAGATGTGCTGGCTGCAGGTGCTTTGGGGATAAAAAACATCCTAGCCTTAACAGGCGACTACACAACCGTCGGCGACACTCCTCAAGCTAAACCAGTTTTCGACCTTGACTCCGCCACCTTTGTATACATGCTAAGAAAAATGATAGATGAAGGCTTAGACCTAAACAACAACGAAATCGAAAACCCGCCCAAATTCAACATCGGCGTTGCTGCTGCCCCAAATGCAGACCCGTTAGAACCAGAACTTTTAAAAATCGAAAGAAAAGTAAAGCTGGGAATAGATTTTATTCAAACTCAATGTGTCTACAGCGTTGAACAGGCTAAGAACTTCTTAGAAGCTGCTTCTTATCTAAATACACCCATACTTATCGGCATTGCCCCGTTCAAATCCGTTTCTATGATGAAGTGGATGGTCCAATTTGTGCCAGGCATAAAAGTTCCAAACGAAATTCAAGAGACTATTCGCAAGGCTAAAAAGGCTGGTGGAAAACAGGCGGTGTATGAGGCGAACATCGAGATTTTCGGAGAAATGCTGCGCGAGATTAGGAAAACAACTAATGCCTCGGGTATACATACCATGGCAATTGGCTTCGAATGGATTGTTCCTAAGATAATAGAACGTGCGGGAATTTAG
- a CDS encoding bifunctional acetate--CoA ligase family protein/GNAT family N-acetyltransferase: protein MGVENLDKLFNPRRIAVIGASDKEGSVGAKLLRNLVGVGYKGEVYPVNPFRPVVQGITAYPTIERIPRQVDLAIIATPAHTVPQIVEECGRAGVSGLIIISAGFKEAGEEGENFEKQILELKNHYNMRMIGPNSLGVMRPSTKLNATFANKAANPGKIAFISQSAALCTSVLDWASEAHVGFSAVVSVGSVLDVDFGDLIDYFGTDPQTKSIVLYVESIKNARKFMSAARGFARVKPIVVVKAGRFRESAEAAICHTGAMCGEDAVYDAAFRRAGIVRVEAISNLFNCAETLAMQPNPKGSNLTIITNAGGPGIMATDSLIAEGGKLSQLSDETVQALNEVLPSYCSKLNPIDILEEATTNRFRKVMEICFKDPNTDGFLIIYTPQGASDPVETAKTIVELSKKTTKPILTSLMGEDSCWKARSILRKNGIPAFTTPEQAVSTFMHMWSYAQNLELLYETPEELSIELSIPVFLRVMLRKAFDEGREVLTEPESKQFLQAYKIPTIKSVVAKTPKEAANTASKMGYPVVMKALSPQITHKSRAEAVVLDVRSEEEVEEFFEELAQRVKRHKPKAEFQGVILQPMIKNKGYELLIGSKKDPHFGSVIVFGMGGVATELLKDISIGFPPLNQVLARRLMEKTAISKCFSDSDNHRVNLKLLEEILVKFSQLVIDFPEIKEIDINPLIVDENDAVAVDTRIVIDTERISTKVQPYEHLVITPYPKKYITQWKLKNGDPVVLRPIKPEDEALIHTLFQSFSEETMRFRFFQIIREMPHDTLTRYCDIDYNREIAIVAEVEECKKRNIIGVARLILQPGQKRGEFAVVVGDQWQGFGLGSKLVDCIVEIGRDMGLESVCGDVLSRNLKMFRLCMKKGFKMEPVDEEITKATLDLKA, encoded by the coding sequence TTGGGCGTTGAAAACCTCGACAAACTCTTTAATCCCAGAAGAATAGCCGTTATCGGAGCAAGTGACAAAGAAGGCTCTGTAGGCGCCAAGCTACTTCGAAACCTAGTTGGAGTGGGGTACAAAGGGGAAGTCTACCCCGTTAACCCTTTCAGGCCCGTAGTACAAGGCATAACCGCCTACCCGACAATCGAAAGAATCCCGCGACAAGTAGACCTCGCAATCATAGCAACTCCCGCACATACCGTTCCCCAAATTGTAGAAGAATGCGGAAGAGCAGGAGTTTCAGGACTCATTATCATTTCAGCGGGCTTCAAAGAAGCCGGAGAAGAAGGAGAAAACTTCGAAAAACAAATTCTCGAACTCAAAAATCACTATAACATGCGCATGATAGGCCCCAACAGTCTCGGAGTTATGCGTCCAAGCACCAAACTAAATGCTACTTTTGCAAACAAAGCAGCTAACCCTGGAAAAATAGCGTTTATTTCCCAAAGCGCTGCGTTGTGTACTTCTGTTTTGGATTGGGCTTCTGAGGCTCATGTGGGATTCAGTGCAGTGGTTTCAGTTGGTTCTGTGTTGGACGTAGATTTTGGAGACTTAATCGACTATTTTGGGACCGATCCCCAAACAAAGAGCATCGTACTTTATGTTGAATCTATCAAGAACGCAAGAAAATTCATGAGCGCAGCGAGAGGCTTTGCAAGGGTTAAGCCAATTGTGGTGGTGAAAGCTGGAAGATTCCGTGAAAGCGCAGAAGCAGCCATATGTCATACTGGCGCTATGTGTGGAGAAGATGCCGTTTACGACGCCGCTTTCAGACGAGCTGGAATCGTCCGTGTTGAAGCAATAAGCAACCTCTTTAACTGTGCAGAAACATTAGCCATGCAGCCAAACCCGAAAGGTTCAAACCTCACCATCATCACCAACGCTGGCGGACCAGGAATTATGGCGACGGATTCTCTGATAGCTGAAGGTGGAAAGCTTTCACAATTAAGCGACGAAACTGTCCAAGCTTTAAATGAAGTTTTACCCTCTTACTGCAGTAAGTTAAATCCCATCGACATTCTAGAAGAAGCCACCACAAATAGATTTAGAAAGGTAATGGAAATCTGCTTTAAAGATCCCAACACTGACGGCTTCCTAATTATTTACACTCCTCAAGGCGCATCCGACCCAGTTGAGACTGCAAAGACAATAGTGGAACTTTCAAAGAAAACAACGAAACCTATTCTCACCTCCTTGATGGGTGAAGATAGCTGTTGGAAAGCTAGAAGCATTTTACGTAAAAACGGCATTCCAGCATTCACGACTCCTGAACAAGCAGTCTCTACGTTCATGCACATGTGGAGCTATGCACAAAATTTAGAGCTTTTGTACGAAACTCCTGAAGAACTTTCAATCGAATTGTCAATTCCAGTATTTCTTAGAGTGATGTTACGAAAAGCGTTTGATGAAGGACGCGAAGTCTTGACGGAGCCGGAGTCAAAGCAGTTTCTTCAAGCATACAAAATTCCAACGATAAAATCTGTGGTTGCTAAAACTCCTAAAGAAGCTGCAAACACTGCTTCAAAAATGGGGTATCCTGTCGTAATGAAAGCTCTCTCACCGCAGATAACTCACAAATCACGAGCAGAAGCCGTGGTTCTAGATGTGCGCTCGGAAGAAGAGGTTGAAGAGTTTTTTGAAGAATTGGCTCAAAGAGTCAAAAGGCATAAACCCAAAGCAGAATTCCAAGGTGTAATACTTCAACCAATGATTAAGAATAAAGGATATGAGCTTTTAATTGGCTCTAAGAAAGACCCGCATTTTGGCTCTGTCATTGTATTTGGAATGGGAGGAGTGGCTACCGAGTTACTGAAAGATATAAGCATAGGGTTTCCGCCGTTGAATCAGGTGCTTGCGAGAAGGTTGATGGAGAAGACGGCAATATCCAAATGTTTTTCTGACTCAGACAATCATCGTGTCAACCTAAAACTTCTCGAAGAAATCCTAGTGAAGTTTTCTCAGCTTGTAATAGACTTTCCTGAAATAAAAGAAATTGATATAAACCCTCTCATTGTCGACGAAAATGACGCTGTAGCTGTAGACACTCGCATAGTGATAGATACAGAGAGAATCTCGACCAAAGTTCAGCCCTACGAACACTTGGTAATTACCCCTTACCCAAAAAAGTATATTACTCAATGGAAACTGAAAAATGGAGACCCGGTTGTTCTTCGTCCAATAAAGCCTGAAGACGAAGCCTTGATTCACACGCTATTTCAGTCCTTTTCTGAAGAAACAATGCGTTTCCGATTTTTCCAAATAATCAGAGAAATGCCCCATGATACTTTAACTAGATATTGCGACATAGATTACAACAGAGAGATAGCCATTGTAGCTGAAGTAGAAGAGTGTAAAAAAAGAAATATAATCGGTGTGGCTCGACTTATTTTGCAGCCAGGCCAGAAACGTGGAGAGTTTGCGGTTGTTGTTGGAGACCAGTGGCAGGGGTTTGGATTGGGGTCTAAGCTTGTGGATTGTATAGTTGAGATTGGTAGAGACATGGGGTTGGAAAGTGTTTGTGGTGATGTTCTGTCTAGGAATCTTAAAATGTTTCGTTTGTGCATGAAGAAGGGGTTCAAAATGGAGCCTGTGGATGAAGAGATTACGAAGGCGACGTTGGACTTGAAAGCCTAA
- a CDS encoding CBS domain-containing protein produces the protein MEGRKPPSTVRSVMAKPVITIKKNSSVREAAEIMSKKGVGSIVVNSEGKPVGIVTERDIVERVVARGLDASKVQMKEIMSKSLITTKGEMPIIEAIRMMQKKKIRRLLIMENKKLVGIVTQRDLLRALAFHVLISFRPLLETG, from the coding sequence ATGGAAGGCAGGAAACCACCCTCAACTGTTCGAAGTGTTATGGCCAAACCTGTTATCACCATAAAGAAAAATAGTTCTGTACGTGAAGCAGCTGAAATCATGAGCAAGAAAGGTGTGGGTTCTATCGTAGTTAATTCTGAAGGTAAACCGGTAGGCATCGTTACCGAGAGGGATATAGTAGAAAGAGTTGTGGCAAGAGGACTTGATGCTTCGAAAGTGCAAATGAAAGAGATCATGAGTAAATCATTGATCACTACGAAAGGCGAGATGCCAATAATTGAAGCAATTCGGATGATGCAAAAGAAAAAGATTCGGAGACTTTTGATTATGGAAAACAAGAAATTAGTTGGAATAGTTACTCAGAGAGACCTTCTTCGTGCCCTTGCGTTTCACGTGTTGATCTCTTTCAGACCTCTACTAGAAACAGGTTAG
- a CDS encoding Lrp/AsnC ligand binding domain-containing protein, protein MISALTLVRVSPERNVHVFEKIKKLPVIKEATLVYGEYDIIVKTRTKNMQELNSFIYNVLRKIPYVTMTTTMIVARIPKKKEIIAHASMK, encoded by the coding sequence ATGATTTCAGCTTTAACGTTAGTTAGAGTTTCTCCTGAGAGGAATGTGCACGTTTTCGAAAAAATAAAGAAACTTCCAGTGATAAAAGAGGCAACACTAGTCTATGGCGAATACGATATCATCGTAAAAACTAGGACGAAAAATATGCAAGAGCTGAACAGTTTCATCTATAACGTACTCCGCAAAATTCCCTATGTTACTATGACAACTACTATGATTGTAGCAAGGATACCAAAGAAAAAAGAGATTATTGCGCACGCTTCAATGAAATAA
- a CDS encoding FAD-dependent oxidoreductase — MSKTLDKKYPPCRKACPVGINVQAYIALIAQGKFKEALEIIRKSIPFPSVCGRVCFSPCEDACTRKDIDEPLSIRALKRLVADYEFASEMKEKPKPVPKTHSEKTAVIGSGPAGLTAAHELAKMGYPVTVFESASKSGGSLRYCIPEYRLPEKVLNAEIEYIRETGVEIRTDTTIGKDTTIDEIKRKGYSAIFIATGAHRCVNLNLEGEELSGVFYALDFLKDIHIGKHAKLGCKVAIIGGGNVAIDAARTARRLVPNEVTIIYRRSEKEMPAHHKEVEEAKLEGVKFHFLAAPKRVLGKNGKVVGIECIKTALGPPDESGRRRPVPVEGSEFVVPIDSVLLAIGEIPDISFLPKEVELVRRNRVAVDEATLETKLSGVFAGGDVVTGPASVIEAIAAGKKAAVSIDRYINGQDLKAGRAKEVPEITWVSEKNIPEKKPRQTMRYLEPEERVSCFKEVELGLTLDAGLLEARRCLFCGPCSECLEMEELCEADNALVDEDRCIACANCEKVCEYDAIKVEKSVAKVHPVLCKGCGTCAVECPAEAITMQIFSDEKISAQIKDAAALWTAKKQPQILAFVCNWSYNANGFEWPQNTNVVPVRCSGRVDPLHVLHAYMLGADGVLIVSCDSKDCHYGFGSSTAEKRVKQMKEWLQAVEIEPDRLRMERSSVGNEKYLSEVLKSFTAKLESIGLTPLKEAVEQ, encoded by the coding sequence ATTTCTAAAACACTTGACAAAAAATATCCCCCTTGCCGTAAAGCTTGCCCAGTAGGAATAAATGTTCAAGCCTACATTGCACTTATTGCTCAAGGAAAATTTAAAGAAGCCCTAGAAATTATTAGGAAGTCTATTCCTTTTCCGTCTGTTTGCGGTCGAGTTTGCTTTAGTCCTTGTGAAGATGCGTGCACTCGAAAAGACATTGACGAACCACTCAGTATTCGTGCTCTTAAACGTTTGGTTGCCGACTACGAGTTTGCTTCTGAGATGAAAGAAAAGCCAAAACCAGTACCGAAAACTCACAGCGAAAAAACCGCCGTTATAGGCTCTGGACCAGCAGGGCTTACAGCGGCCCACGAGTTGGCTAAAATGGGATACCCAGTAACAGTTTTTGAAAGTGCGTCAAAGTCTGGAGGTAGCCTAAGATACTGCATCCCCGAATATAGGCTGCCTGAGAAAGTGTTGAACGCAGAAATCGAATACATTAGAGAAACTGGAGTGGAAATTCGTACTGACACAACAATTGGTAAGGATACAACTATTGATGAAATCAAAAGAAAAGGATACAGCGCAATTTTCATTGCGACAGGCGCCCACCGCTGTGTCAACCTAAACCTAGAAGGTGAAGAACTAAGCGGTGTCTTTTACGCTCTCGATTTCCTAAAAGACATACATATTGGAAAACATGCCAAACTTGGATGTAAGGTTGCCATTATAGGAGGTGGAAACGTTGCTATCGACGCTGCCCGAACAGCCAGACGCCTTGTTCCAAATGAAGTGACAATAATTTACAGAAGGTCAGAGAAGGAGATGCCTGCTCATCACAAAGAGGTGGAAGAGGCAAAACTGGAAGGAGTCAAGTTTCATTTTCTTGCTGCGCCAAAAAGAGTTCTTGGAAAAAATGGTAAAGTTGTTGGAATAGAATGCATCAAGACGGCTTTGGGACCACCAGATGAAAGCGGTCGTAGGCGGCCTGTACCAGTTGAAGGATCAGAGTTTGTCGTTCCAATTGATTCGGTGCTACTTGCCATTGGTGAAATCCCTGACATTTCTTTCTTACCAAAAGAAGTTGAGTTGGTAAGGAGAAACAGGGTTGCTGTAGATGAAGCTACGCTTGAGACAAAATTATCGGGTGTTTTTGCTGGAGGCGACGTTGTCACTGGACCCGCGTCTGTAATTGAAGCCATTGCTGCTGGGAAGAAAGCAGCAGTATCCATTGATCGGTACATAAATGGCCAAGACCTTAAGGCTGGAAGGGCAAAAGAGGTTCCTGAGATAACGTGGGTTTCAGAGAAAAATATTCCGGAGAAAAAGCCGAGACAAACGATGCGTTACCTTGAACCTGAGGAGCGAGTGAGTTGTTTCAAAGAAGTTGAACTAGGTTTGACGCTAGATGCTGGGCTGTTGGAAGCCCGTAGATGTCTCTTTTGCGGTCCCTGCTCAGAATGTTTGGAAATGGAAGAACTTTGCGAAGCAGACAACGCACTTGTGGACGAGGATAGATGCATCGCATGCGCCAACTGCGAGAAAGTGTGTGAATATGACGCTATAAAGGTGGAAAAATCTGTGGCGAAAGTGCACCCAGTCTTGTGCAAGGGATGTGGAACATGTGCAGTAGAATGTCCAGCAGAAGCAATTACTATGCAGATCTTCTCTGACGAGAAGATTTCAGCTCAAATAAAAGACGCTGCAGCCTTGTGGACAGCCAAAAAGCAGCCTCAAATCTTAGCTTTTGTTTGCAACTGGTCCTACAATGCAAACGGGTTTGAATGGCCACAAAACACCAACGTTGTTCCTGTAAGATGTAGCGGTAGAGTTGACCCCCTACATGTCCTACATGCCTATATGCTCGGCGCTGATGGAGTTCTAATTGTAAGTTGTGACTCCAAAGATTGCCATTACGGTTTTGGCAGCTCTACCGCCGAGAAACGTGTCAAGCAAATGAAAGAATGGCTTCAAGCTGTGGAAATCGAGCCTGACAGGCTACGGATGGAACGATCTTCTGTAGGCAATGAAAAGTATCTCAGCGAAGTTCTCAAAAGCTTTACAGCTAAGCTAGAAAGCATTGGATTGACGCCGCTCAAAGAGGCTGTAGAGCAATAG
- a CDS encoding Lrp/AsnC ligand binding domain-containing protein: MIEAYVLLRVKPGMDRSVFQTVKKLKQVKDMETVYGEYDLLMKIQVKTMDDLDAFIFDAVRAIQGVERTTTLITIEPPN, from the coding sequence ATGATTGAAGCTTATGTCTTGTTAAGAGTTAAGCCAGGTATGGATAGATCTGTTTTTCAAACAGTTAAAAAATTGAAACAAGTGAAAGATATGGAAACTGTGTATGGTGAGTATGATTTACTGATGAAAATACAGGTAAAAACCATGGATGACTTGGACGCTTTTATTTTTGACGCTGTCAGGGCAATACAGGGCGTAGAGAGGACGACCACTCTGATAACTATTGAGCCACCAAATTAA
- a CDS encoding F420-dependent methylenetetrahydromethanopterin dehydrogenase → MDKVKIGVFKCGNIGTAPILELLLDELADRKDITVRTVTTGSKMDVEAVEDAIEKIFEFTPNIVLFVSPNTSAPGPAKAREVLSRKKVPAIVFTDGPGKRVRTEMEEQGLGYAIIMGDPLIGARKEFLDPIEMAIFNSNVIKVLASTGVFRLVFQEIDKLISALKTKSTLSMPKLIIDTDSIRDASNFRNPYAKAKAMAAYELLKKVAEINVRACFIEKEKEKYIPLVACAHEIVQASANLAEEAREMEKYTDTLLRTPHAMDGRLKIKDKLMLPPVVKEEDYQKMD, encoded by the coding sequence TTGGACAAAGTCAAGATAGGAGTTTTCAAATGTGGCAACATTGGAACCGCCCCAATACTAGAGTTACTCCTTGACGAATTAGCTGACCGCAAAGACATAACAGTGCGAACGGTGACAACTGGTTCAAAAATGGATGTGGAAGCCGTTGAGGATGCCATAGAAAAAATTTTCGAATTCACTCCTAACATTGTGCTTTTCGTTTCACCAAACACATCTGCACCTGGACCTGCCAAAGCAAGAGAAGTTTTATCGAGGAAGAAAGTGCCTGCAATTGTTTTTACAGATGGGCCAGGAAAACGTGTAAGAACTGAGATGGAAGAGCAGGGTTTGGGCTATGCGATAATTATGGGTGACCCGCTTATTGGTGCACGAAAAGAGTTTCTTGACCCGATAGAAATGGCGATTTTCAACTCAAACGTGATTAAAGTTCTCGCAAGCACTGGAGTTTTTAGGTTAGTATTCCAAGAGATCGACAAGCTAATCTCCGCTCTAAAAACCAAGTCAACTCTCTCTATGCCTAAGCTAATAATCGACACTGACAGCATTCGAGATGCTTCAAATTTCAGAAATCCCTACGCAAAGGCTAAAGCGATGGCTGCATATGAATTGCTAAAGAAAGTTGCTGAAATCAATGTTCGAGCGTGCTTCATCGAGAAAGAAAAAGAAAAGTATATTCCCCTTGTTGCTTGCGCACATGAAATCGTTCAAGCAAGCGCCAACTTAGCCGAGGAGGCTAGGGAGATGGAAAAATATACTGACACGTTGTTAAGAACACCTCACGCTATGGACGGTAGACTTAAAATAAAAGATAAATTGATGCTTCCTCCTGTGGTGAAGGAAGAAGATTATCAAAAAATGGATTAA
- a CDS encoding 5,10-methylenetetrahydromethanopterin reductase, with translation MINFGIEFVPRDLYWKTTFYAIQAEKTGFNTLWITDHFNNRNVYVSLAIVSAYTDKIKFGPGVTNPYMAHPIVTAQAVSTLNEIAPGRVVCGIGVGDKTTLEMVSMRPSKPLATIRESVRIIREITSGKNLEMQGKIFAVSGAKLNFKPTSKIPIFVGAQGPKMLALAAEIGDGVLINASHPKVVENAIGFVREGVAKAGKRLEDLEIAAYTSFSVAREPNKAAKAVVPVVAYIVAGCPETVLQKHGIPMETATKIRQAIIQGKWKEAFSQITDEMIEAFSVCGTPETVVEKIDSLVKVGTTQVVAGSPIGPNIRKSINIIAAEVFPHFRDKEDNQHD, from the coding sequence ATGATCAACTTTGGCATTGAGTTTGTGCCTCGCGACCTCTACTGGAAAACAACCTTCTACGCCATCCAAGCAGAAAAAACGGGATTCAACACTCTCTGGATCACAGATCACTTCAACAACAGAAACGTCTACGTATCGTTGGCGATAGTTTCAGCCTATACTGACAAGATAAAATTTGGTCCAGGCGTAACCAACCCTTACATGGCACATCCAATAGTAACTGCTCAAGCAGTATCGACACTAAACGAGATAGCTCCGGGCAGAGTGGTTTGTGGGATAGGTGTTGGAGACAAAACGACATTGGAAATGGTTAGTATGCGACCGTCTAAACCTCTTGCAACTATAAGGGAGTCAGTTAGAATAATTCGAGAAATTACTTCTGGGAAAAACTTGGAAATGCAAGGTAAGATCTTCGCAGTTTCGGGCGCCAAACTAAATTTTAAACCAACAAGCAAAATTCCGATATTCGTAGGAGCCCAAGGACCCAAAATGCTGGCGCTGGCTGCAGAAATTGGCGATGGCGTACTAATCAACGCTTCACACCCGAAAGTCGTGGAAAATGCCATTGGATTCGTTAGAGAAGGAGTTGCAAAAGCAGGAAAACGACTAGAAGACCTGGAGATAGCAGCTTATACGTCTTTCTCAGTTGCAAGAGAACCAAACAAGGCAGCAAAAGCAGTCGTTCCAGTTGTGGCATACATCGTGGCTGGATGCCCCGAAACAGTTCTTCAAAAACATGGAATTCCTATGGAAACCGCAACAAAAATACGCCAAGCCATAATCCAAGGAAAATGGAAAGAAGCCTTCTCACAAATCACCGACGAAATGATAGAAGCCTTCTCGGTATGCGGCACTCCCGAAACAGTCGTAGAAAAGATTGACAGCTTGGTCAAAGTAGGAACCACCCAAGTAGTTGCGGGGTCGCCAATCGGACCTAACATACGCAAATCTATTAACATAATTGCCGCAGAAGTATTTCCACACTTTAGAGACAAGGAGGACAACCAGCATGATTGA